Below is a genomic region from Hevea brasiliensis isolate MT/VB/25A 57/8 chromosome 3, ASM3005281v1, whole genome shotgun sequence.
AAGAGCAAGCCCGCTCGCTCGGGATCCCACTTTCAGTTCTCGATGATCATCCTCGTCTTGACCTCGCTATAGACGGTGCAGACGAGGTCGACCCTGTTCTCAACCTAGTCAAAGGCCGGTGTGGGGCCCTCTTGAGAGAGAAAATGGTGGAAGCAGCGTCTGAAAAGTTCGTGGTCGTCGCCGACGAGACGAAACTGGTAACCGGTCTTGGTGGGAGCAAGCTGGCAATGCCGGTGGAGGTCGTGCAATTTTGTTGGAAGTACAATTTGGTGAGGTTGAAAGAATTGTTCAATGAAGAAGGGTGCGAAGCTAAGCTAAGATTGAATGAAGCTGGCAAGCCTTATGTGACCGATAACTCCAATTACATTGTGGATTTGTATTTCGAGAATCCGATTAAAGATGCATATGCAGCTGGGAAGGAGATTTCAGCTTGTGAAGGAGTGGTGGAACATGGGTTGTTTTTGGATATGGCAACAGCGGTGATTATTGCTGGCAAGAGTGGAGTGGAGGTCAAGGCCAAGTGATATTTTCAAGGTAGTGAGAACTGAAATCTCTTATGATCTGCTGCTCTGCTATTGTTGTTGTTAATTACTTCTTTATGGTGATTTTGAGCTCTTTTAGTGTAACCTCTTAGATGGGCATTGTCTTAGTGCTTGTTAGAAATTTTGTATGCTATATGGTTTGTTGGGCATCTTATAAGGATTTCGCTCAATTAGCATAGGGAATGGAGATATGAAATAATGGGAAATCAATGAATTTTTTCATGCTTATAATGTTCATGTGAAACTACATTATTTTGACATAGTCTTTTGCAAATAGAGGATTTAAGAAATAAATTGCTGACAGCAACATTTTGTGCTTCTTCTgtttactctttttttttccccttcccTTTAGTTGTCATTCCATGTAGAGTAGTGCTTACAGTAATGTTCCCTTCTACATCAAACCAATGACAGTATTCTTCACTATGTTATTTGTGCATTGTGATATTATTAATACTGTCCATGTGAAGTGAGAAACTTAGAATTTCAAATAGAAATGGCTGCTAGTGTGTAGGAGTGCAAATTGGGAGTTCCTTTGTGACTACTAGTGTGTAGGAATGCTAATAACCTGACCTACCATGGTAAATTGGTTCACTGATTGAATCTTGATTGTGTGGAAGCACATCACAAGTTTTCAGTGAATAACTTCTTTCTTGAGCGATTGAGCAATATTTCCAGGAACGCGGGATGGCCTTCAATTAATTGTTTTCATTTTTGCACCTTGGTCTTAGATCTAATAATGCATAAGGGTGCATAATTGTAGAAAAGTCATATCCATTAGTTACAAATGTTGCAGAATATGGAAATGAGGATTTCAGATGTATGAATCAATCCTTTGTTAGGCAAATCAGGAAATTTCTTAGTGCTCTTGTGACAGAATTGAGGACTCTTCTGAGATGGCTGAGTTTCTTTCTGCATTTTGAGATGTGGGACATCATGTTATGTGAATTCCAAGCAAATGCCAATGTAACCGTGGCATAGAGTCTAGGTGGGGAGACACTAAGACAAAAACAAAAGCTATGGCATCTTATTAttgcccttctttttttttttttcgttatgTTAAATACTATAGTTGTGAGCTAAACTTAACACCAGGCCTTTTTGTTTTTGAGGAGATCAGTTGATCATCAAAGACTGTAGTTATTAGTGAGAAATTGATAACAATTAGATTTGATCACTTCCTAACTTGTTGTGTTTGTGTTGACTTTTTGGAGTATGTTATGCATTCTTACTTGTAAGGGACAGCTCGTTTGAATCcacaaatgatttttttttaattttttaatcaaataGTGAGTCGCAACACCACATATTGAAAGTAACCAACTTGTAGTAATATGTTGCTTTGTTAAGCAAGCCCAAACCTTTCTCTTTGATCTTGATGTGATTCTTGGGGCAGACCTGGGTGGTTATTGTATCCCCAATTGTTTTCTAACTTACCCTTTTTTTTCTGTGATAACACAATTGTTTGGCATGGAATTGAGAAGCCTTCTcttaggaaagaaagtgaaggggAAAATTACATGTATTGTAGTGTCAAATATGTGGCCcattaattttagttattaaattttatagCCTGAGTGGATCAAACTTTCATCCGTAATTGCTACTAcggttaaatttgtttgaatgtatcAAACTCAATCACCATTGAGAAGAAGCATGTTGCCCAGAAGCTACCTAGACGTTGTTATTTTCTTTCTGAGACCTAGGTGGTTATCTATTTAATAAAGTCGTAAAGTCATCTTTTCTGCTGATGAGATtgagattttattattattatatgacaAGGACTTGTATGCACCTAACTCAGAAGTGTTTTAttaggaagaaagtgaaggagaAATTTACATTTGGCTGGTGTGCTGCTAATAACTTGTTGCTGTTAAATTTGTTAATATTATATACCCATTCTATTTTTTGTTGCAATCTAATTGTTTCCTTAAAGAACAAAAACAAGAATTGATAAATTGTATGTAAACAAAGAAATTTACATGCTCAAAACATGTGTACTACCTAAACAAATCACCCTTGCCTGTCGTCTATATTTTATTCAACACAAACTGAATTTCTACACAAGAATCGGTAGAATAATCAAAACCAAGTAAATTTTATTTCTAAGCATAAATTACTATAATATGGAGAAAATAGAGGCTGGTGAGACAGTGCTTTTCTCCTACTTCCGCAGAACCATAATCATAGACACAAGCAATATGATCATCCAGTGGAACTTCCCAGGCATAATTGAGCTACCTGGATAACGAACACAAAAATCAAGAGGCTTCAGTATCTGAAACATTTATCATCCTTacatttttttttcctcaaatGATGGCTTTGCTAGCTGTCTTTGTGTTGCCATTAGAATTCAAGAGGTCTCAAGATTTCAAGTACATTAATTAATTTGCAAGGCCTTAAAGTCAATTGTGTGCAAAAGGATATTGTTGACATATAAAATGGAGTCAATTAATGGTGAAAGACTTAATCATCTAACACAATTAgtagatatttaaaagaaaattaatggTGATAGTAATAATGTAAATAGGGTAGAAAACAACATTTCTAAATTCAAACaccattaattaattacttaaattcACAAGTTTGCCTTTTGATATAGGACAAAAACTAGAAGAGAAGTTGAATGCATAGTATCATCATCATATGTTTACCTTAATCATCTACCGGAAGACAACCTTGAATTTGATAAATGTTTCATAAATTTAATATCTTACCATGACTCCCTGCAGGAGCACCACCAGCAGTATTATTTGTTGCCTGTGTATTTGAAACTTTAATCCCAAGGCTGGAACAATCAGATCCAATTGTACCTAACAATCAAAAGCCATAGCTCATATCAGCTGAAAGAAAAAGGTAATCATATCACTGAATCGTTTGAGTTCGTGTCTCAGTCGTAATCAAATGGATAAAACAAGACAAGGGCTGGCTCAATTAGTAGTCTCTAAAGTTTTTACATTCGCTGTAGCATGGGAAGTAAGCGATGTTGAGAAGGTTGAAGAATCCAGAGTTGCATGTGCACAAGTGAGTATATGTTCCATTCTTTGTGCAGGTACCTCCTCCACAGTAGATCCAATAGCAAGCTACATATACATAAAATCAGGAGTCTACTTGGTTAAACTTTCTTCAAAAACCTGAATATGAGAATAGAGAAGTGTGATATAATTATTGGCAATTACGATCGAAGGCTGATGCATTCCAGGGAACAGGCTTCTCTGGAGCTGGTTTAGGGGGATCCTGGCAGTTACCATAGTTGAGAGTACCTGCAAACAATTAAGATCAAGAAAATGGATTACAACCATGTGCTTTATTAGTTCCTGATCAGAGATCTTGTATGCAAGTTTTGGTCAATTATCAGAAAGAGAAAAGCTTACAATTTGGGATGACACAAGGAAGGAACGTGAGATTATTATTAATATCATCATTTGTGGTTCTGGTCCAACCACGATCACATTGGCACTTGTACCCTAGTGGGTATGTTATGTTTGCTACGCATGTTCCTTTCCCACATTCCACTTCATCGCATATTTTCTCTGCAAGTCACCAAAACCCATCATGTATCCGTCTTACGAGTTCAAATCCTAGTTTAAGTCTAATAGAAAAAAATCATGCATCTTTAAGTATTCATGAGTGTATGTGTgtgtttgagagagagagagagagagagagagagtacgaAGGTAAGGAGTTAAGGGATCATCTCCTAAAGCAATCATAGGCAGCAACACAAGAAGCAGAGCAAGAAAAGGCAGCGCTCTAAAGAAGGCCATCTCTTccagcagagagagagagagagaatgcaaTTTGCAGTTAAGGTGAAGGATTTTTTTTGGGTTTTCAAGTTGGTAACACAGATGGTATATATAAAGATCAGAATGACTTACCAAACTCATCAGAAAATATTTAAGGACTTTCTGTGGAGTTAGGTTGAAATTTTCTATATTTCGATGACCACAACAAGAAGTTAAGCTTATTTTCTAATTTCTCCGTAGAAGCTTCAGTGCGGGCATCCGCAAAATTATCATTTCTGCAAATCTTTTCTCAATGCAGTCCTTTTCCTTCAGCCATTTTTTTATAGTGCCAGTTTGAATAAATCaagcatttcatttttttttttttttaaattaataaaacagTTGATTTTATTATTTGGGTTAATTTTCACACATACAAGTAATTTTTTAATGACAACTTTACCCCTCCATTTAATGTCACTTTTAACCAATGCCAAGTTTTGTTTGAGGGGGCAATTTGGGTATATTAAGATGGACAAGGAAGTCAAATGAGAGATTGCGGTCCATAACAGCAGTAACACAGTTCTTCTCGTGCTCATTGAAACCTCAAAATGAAAGAGAATGTTGtcgtaaaaaaatattatataatttatttatattttttgtataataataataataatgggaGTTATACAAGAGGTTTTTCTCCTTAATCCCACCAAAACTAAATTTCAATTCAAACTCTAGAGGGTATTGGAGGAAATTGTCTTAGAATACTTGGTCTAGCTATGACTTGGCTTCCAAGAATCAAAATAATCAATCTCATTTGTTAATTGTATTTattattcaattcattttaagaaAGTTATGTCAAAGATTCTTATCAtagatttttaatttataaaattttcattgtaAATATTAGAGGTGTACGATTTCGATAATTTTGTTTCGATTCAGAATctatttacaaattaaaattgaattaaaattttgatacgATTTCGATTCGGTTTTTTATTATTTGGGTATAATTCATGTTCTTTAATTTTGATTCGGTTGAGTAtaatttcagtttaatttttaatttttaaaataagtttatataattatttttttaaaaagtaatatttaaattaacatttaagtttttaatatattatgtaatatattttttaactatttttaaattatataattttttactatAAAATGCATATATAATTtgggattaaatatattatataatataatagtataaatatattataatatatattttaactatttattaattatataatatttaactgtaagatataaatataattttaaattaatatatatatatatatatatatatatttataattaagaattataaagtaatttaatatatttataattagaaCTATTAAGaaagtataaaaaataaatataatattaagttatatatatatattaggttTTCAGTTTGGTTTTGATTTGATTTTGGTTCAgttcttaataaaaaataaaaatttaaataaaatatcaaaataattttgaTTCGGTATAATTTCTATTGATTCAGTGTGTTTTTTCAGTTttgtttaaaatatgaaaaactaTGCATAGCACTAATAAACTGAATTTTTCAAGAAAAAGacgagggagaaaaaaaaaattaactcctTAATTAGTCCCATGTAGACCACAAATAAGCACCATAAGCTTCCTTCAGTTAATCATGAATCCactgaaaatgaaggaaaattttgTGCTAAGCAGTATTCTTCTTAGAGTTGTGCCCTACTACATGATTAacttgaatgaaaaaaaaaaaaaaaaaaaaattagttgcaTGAGAAAAATAGTGAGAATTTTGATTTATATATAATTCAAGATgatattgaaaaaataaaaaaaaaagatcatgATAAATTTGATAAAACTAACAAATATTTGAGTGT
It encodes:
- the LOC110662575 gene encoding probable ribose-5-phosphate isomerase 3, chloroplastic; the encoded protein is MASLSLLPPRSTPTTTTSFSSSFYHNASNLLTLRTRSISLRSPTRTFSIRAQSAPILTQDDLKKLAADKAADYVKSGMVLGLGTGSTAAFVVAKIGELLKSGQLTDIVGIPTSKRTEEQARSLGIPLSVLDDHPRLDLAIDGADEVDPVLNLVKGRCGALLREKMVEAASEKFVVVADETKLVTGLGGSKLAMPVEVVQFCWKYNLVRLKELFNEEGCEAKLRLNEAGKPYVTDNSNYIVDLYFENPIKDAYAAGKEISACEGVVEHGLFLDMATAVIIAGKSGVEVKAK
- the LOC110662576 gene encoding uncharacterized protein LOC110662576, whose product is MAFFRALPFLALLLVLLPMIALGDDPLTPYLQKICDEVECGKGTCVANITYPLGYKCQCDRGWTRTTNDDINNNLTFLPCVIPNCTLNYGNCQDPPKPAPEKPVPWNASAFDPCYWIYCGGGTCTKNGTYTHLCTCNSGFFNLLNIAYFPCYSECTIGSDCSSLGIKVSNTQATNNTAGGAPAGSHGSSIMPGKFHWMIILLVSMIMVLRK